In Pseudomonas sp. ADAK18, a single window of DNA contains:
- the pnp gene encoding polyribonucleotide nucleotidyltransferase translates to MNPVIKKFQFGQSTVTLETGRIARQASGAVLVTVDDDVTVLVTVVGAKTADPSKGFFPLSVHYQEKTYAAGKIPGGFFKREGRPSEKETLTSRLIDRPIRPLFPEGFMNEVQVVCTVVSTSKKTDPDIAAMIGTSAALAISGIPFDGPIGAARVAFHESTGYLLNPTYEQQKASSLDMVVAGTSEAVLMVESEAKELTEDQMLGAVLFAHDEFQVVINAVKELTAEAAKPTWTWAPQPEATALLGAIRAEFGDAISQAYTITIKADRYARLGELKDQVVAKLSGEEGQPSSSEVKAAFGEIEYRTVRENIVNGKPRIDGRDTKTVRPLNIEVGVLPKTHGSALFTRGETQALVVATLGTARDAQLLDTLEGEKKDPFMLHYNFPPFSVGECGRMGGAGRREIGHGRLARRSIAAMLPAADVFPYTIRVVSEITESNGSSSMASVCGASLALMDAGVPMKAPVAGIAMGLVKEGEKFAILTDILGDEDHLGDMDFKVAGTAKGVTALQMDIKIKGITEEIMEIALGQALDARLNILGQMNQIIGQSRTELSENAPTMIAMKIDTDKIRDVIGKGGATIRAICEETKASIDIEDDGSIKIFGETKEAAEAARQRVLGITAEAEIGKIYVGKVERIVDFGAFVNILPGKDGLVHISMLSDARVEKVTDILKEGQEVEVLVLDVDNRGRIKLSIKDVAAAKASGV, encoded by the coding sequence GTGAACCCGGTTATCAAAAAATTCCAGTTTGGTCAGTCGACCGTTACCCTCGAGACAGGCCGTATCGCCCGTCAAGCCTCCGGCGCAGTGCTGGTCACCGTTGACGACGACGTCACCGTATTGGTGACCGTTGTAGGCGCCAAGACCGCTGATCCAAGCAAAGGCTTCTTCCCTCTTTCCGTTCACTACCAGGAAAAGACTTACGCTGCCGGTAAGATCCCTGGTGGTTTCTTCAAGCGTGAAGGCCGTCCTTCCGAGAAAGAAACCCTGACTTCCCGACTGATCGACCGTCCGATCCGTCCGCTGTTCCCAGAAGGCTTCATGAACGAAGTGCAGGTTGTCTGCACCGTCGTTTCCACCAGCAAGAAGACCGATCCGGACATCGCTGCGATGATCGGCACCTCGGCCGCCCTGGCCATCTCCGGTATTCCTTTCGATGGCCCGATCGGCGCAGCTCGCGTTGCATTCCACGAAAGCACCGGCTACCTGCTGAACCCGACTTACGAACAACAGAAAGCTTCGAGCCTGGACATGGTCGTTGCCGGTACTTCGGAAGCCGTATTGATGGTTGAATCGGAAGCCAAAGAGCTGACCGAAGACCAGATGTTGGGTGCCGTACTGTTTGCTCACGACGAGTTCCAGGTTGTGATCAACGCCGTTAAAGAGCTGACCGCCGAAGCTGCCAAGCCAACCTGGACCTGGGCTCCACAGCCTGAAGCCACTGCTCTGCTGGGCGCTATCCGTGCCGAGTTCGGCGACGCGATCTCCCAGGCTTACACCATCACCATCAAGGCTGACCGTTACGCTCGCCTGGGTGAGTTGAAGGACCAGGTTGTTGCCAAACTGTCCGGTGAAGAAGGCCAGCCTTCGTCCAGCGAAGTCAAAGCAGCTTTCGGCGAAATCGAATACCGCACCGTTCGCGAAAACATCGTAAACGGCAAGCCACGTATCGACGGCCGCGACACTAAGACCGTGCGTCCTCTGAACATCGAAGTCGGTGTTCTGCCTAAGACTCACGGTTCGGCTCTGTTCACCCGTGGCGAAACTCAGGCTCTGGTAGTCGCGACTCTGGGCACCGCCCGTGACGCACAACTGCTGGACACCCTGGAAGGCGAGAAAAAAGACCCGTTCATGCTGCACTACAACTTCCCTCCGTTCTCGGTAGGTGAGTGTGGTCGCATGGGTGGCGCTGGTCGTCGCGAAATCGGTCACGGCCGTCTGGCCCGTCGTTCGATTGCAGCCATGCTGCCTGCCGCTGACGTGTTCCCGTACACCATTCGTGTTGTGTCGGAAATCACCGAGTCCAACGGTTCCAGCTCCATGGCTTCGGTCTGTGGTGCTTCCCTGGCTCTGATGGACGCTGGCGTACCAATGAAGGCGCCAGTTGCCGGTATCGCCATGGGTCTGGTTAAAGAAGGCGAGAAGTTCGCCATCCTGACCGACATCCTGGGTGACGAAGACCACCTGGGCGACATGGACTTCAAAGTAGCCGGTACCGCCAAAGGTGTTACCGCGTTGCAGATGGACATCAAGATCAAAGGCATCACCGAAGAAATCATGGAGATCGCTCTGGGCCAAGCCCTGGACGCCCGCCTGAACATCCTTGGCCAGATGAACCAGATCATTGGTCAGTCCCGCACCGAGCTGTCGGAAAATGCTCCGACCATGATCGCGATGAAAATCGACACCGACAAAATCCGTGATGTCATCGGTAAAGGCGGCGCGACCATCCGTGCGATCTGTGAAGAGACCAAGGCTTCGATCGATATCGAAGACGACGGCTCGATCAAGATCTTCGGCGAAACCAAGGAAGCCGCAGAAGCCGCGCGTCAGCGCGTTCTGGGCATCACCGCTGAAGCCGAGATCGGCAAGATCTACGTCGGTAAAGTTGAGCGTATCGTCGACTTCGGCGCATTCGTCAACATCCTGCCGGGCAAAGACGGTCTGGTTCACATCTCCATGCTGAGCGACGCTCGTGTTGAGAAAGTGACCGACATTCTGAAAGAAGGCCAGGAAGTGGAAGTGCTGGTACTGGACGTGGACAACCGCGGCCGTATCAAGCTGTCCATCAAGGACGTAGCAGCAGCCAAGGCTTCGGGCGTTTAA
- a CDS encoding BON domain-containing protein, which translates to MKKFAIAAATATALTLTMANVAFAQTSQAPMVVAAGEVTKAKEATSDTWITTKVKSDLVTEKGIPGTDIKVETNKGVVSLSSTVAITEAQKTTAVAIAKKIKGVKAVSADGLKAE; encoded by the coding sequence ATGAAGAAGTTCGCTATCGCTGCTGCAACTGCCACCGCTCTGACCCTGACCATGGCCAACGTGGCCTTTGCACAAACTTCCCAGGCGCCAATGGTTGTAGCGGCCGGTGAAGTGACCAAAGCCAAAGAAGCGACCTCCGACACCTGGATCACCACCAAAGTGAAGAGTGACCTGGTGACCGAGAAAGGCATTCCTGGCACCGACATCAAAGTCGAAACCAACAAAGGCGTAGTTTCCCTGTCTTCGACCGTTGCTATCACTGAAGCGCAGAAAACTACAGCTGTAGCCATCGCCAAGAAAATCAAAGGCGTTAAAGCTGTTTCGGCCGATGGCCTGAAAGCAGAATAA
- a CDS encoding DUF748 domain-containing protein: MPKGLIRAAGALLTALALYSLLGFLILPGIALRVANQQLANYATVPAHIERIELNPFSLELTLWGLKIGEPGKDQVGFERLYANLQIDSLWTRALHLADVQLDKPKTEILFDKSGTLNLAQLFKLPPSDPTPVDPNSKPFPLRIESIKLAGGYVHFEDLRPSEPIEFLYDKLDFELKNLSTLPEDNADMTLVAAGPEGGQIDWTGNFSLVPIASEGKLKVTDGKMKVWWPYVRDALPLVLEDGILNFSTDYKLNLAKETELNLTNVSASIAPFAIKAPDGRPLARLERLDVSETTVDLAKQQVIVGKIRSNKLETWAAREADGQLDWQKLFASQPSKPAAAPEPATAPATADSPKPAPAAPSKPWQVLLKDVQLRNYQVHLADRQVNPAVALELGPLNLDLQNFDSLNQSPFTLKLDTGLGKQGKIQAAGEVNLNPISAKLKVDTKDIDLRVAQSYISPFIRLELRSGMLGSNLDVNLKSTEPLAFQVTGRAQVDQLHTLDTLKTRDFLKWQRLVLEGVNYQHGNSLSIDKVNLLQPYARFMINDDRTTNIDDLLIPQPANSGAKTAAKPAASTEKPLGIHIGQIAINDGSANFADFSLTPNFATAIQQLNGQIGTIDSRAAKPASVDIKGKVDRYAPVTIKGSVNPFDPMAALDIATSFKRVELTTLTPYSGKFAGFRIRKGRLNLDLHYLITKGQLKAENKVVIEQLQLGEKVDSADAVDLPIRLAIALLKDSDGKISIELPVTGDLNNPQFSVMPIVWQTLRNLVVRAATAPFKFIGGLISGGPEDLGSVSFAAGSSELSKDAESALNSLSKALKERPALRLEIEGTAAASSDGPLLAGQRLEREYQYNYYKMLQRRGDKVPAQASLLDVPESAKGPLLEGIYRTRLKQQPPAEWKDLSTADRTAKLRDGVIAFWSSSDVLLRQLGQDRAGAIKDYLVDKGQLEDERVYFIDANLGQAEKDGRVVTPMHLEAE; this comes from the coding sequence ATGCCCAAAGGATTGATACGCGCCGCTGGCGCCTTGCTGACCGCCCTTGCACTGTATAGCTTGCTGGGCTTCCTGATTCTCCCCGGCATTGCCCTTCGCGTGGCCAACCAACAGTTGGCCAATTACGCTACGGTGCCGGCGCACATTGAGCGTATCGAGCTCAACCCGTTCAGCCTTGAACTGACCTTGTGGGGCCTGAAAATCGGCGAACCCGGCAAGGATCAAGTGGGTTTTGAACGTCTCTACGCCAACCTGCAGATCGACAGCCTCTGGACGCGCGCCCTGCACCTGGCCGACGTGCAGCTGGACAAGCCCAAGACTGAAATCCTGTTCGACAAGTCCGGCACGCTCAATCTGGCGCAATTGTTCAAGCTGCCGCCCAGCGATCCGACACCGGTTGACCCAAACAGCAAGCCATTCCCGCTACGCATCGAAAGCATCAAACTGGCTGGCGGTTATGTACATTTTGAAGACTTGCGTCCCAGCGAACCGATTGAGTTTCTCTACGACAAACTCGACTTCGAGCTGAAAAATCTCAGCACCCTGCCCGAAGACAATGCCGACATGACCTTGGTCGCTGCCGGCCCCGAAGGCGGCCAGATCGACTGGACAGGCAACTTCAGCCTGGTGCCGATTGCCTCCGAAGGTAAATTGAAGGTAACCGACGGCAAGATGAAAGTCTGGTGGCCGTATGTGCGTGACGCTCTGCCGCTGGTTCTGGAAGACGGCATCCTCAACTTCAGCACCGACTACAAGCTGAACCTGGCCAAAGAAACCGAACTGAACCTGACCAACGTCTCCGCAAGCATCGCGCCGTTTGCCATCAAGGCGCCAGATGGCCGGCCACTGGCCCGCCTGGAGCGCCTGGACGTCAGTGAAACCACCGTAGACTTGGCCAAGCAGCAAGTCATCGTCGGCAAGATTCGTAGCAACAAGCTCGAAACCTGGGCCGCCCGTGAAGCCGATGGCCAACTGGACTGGCAGAAACTGTTCGCCAGCCAGCCGAGCAAGCCTGCCGCAGCTCCTGAACCTGCTACGGCACCGGCCACCGCTGACTCACCAAAACCAGCACCAGCAGCCCCCAGCAAACCTTGGCAAGTGCTGCTCAAGGACGTTCAGTTGCGCAACTACCAGGTGCATCTGGCTGACCGTCAGGTAAATCCTGCAGTAGCCCTGGAGTTGGGTCCACTGAATCTCGACCTGCAGAATTTCGACAGCCTCAACCAGAGCCCCTTTACCCTCAAGCTCGACACCGGTCTGGGCAAACAGGGCAAGATTCAGGCTGCCGGTGAGGTCAACCTCAACCCCATCAGTGCCAAGCTGAAAGTCGACACCAAGGACATCGACCTGCGGGTCGCCCAGTCCTATATCAGCCCGTTCATCCGCCTGGAACTGCGCAGCGGCATGCTCGGCAGCAACCTCGACGTGAACCTCAAGAGCACTGAGCCCTTGGCCTTCCAGGTCACCGGCCGTGCCCAAGTGGACCAGTTGCATACCCTGGACACCCTCAAGACCCGCGACTTCCTGAAATGGCAGCGGCTGGTGCTCGAAGGTGTGAATTATCAGCACGGCAACAGCCTATCCATCGACAAGGTCAACCTGCTGCAGCCCTACGCGCGCTTCATGATCAATGATGATCGCACCACCAACATCGACGACCTGCTGATTCCCCAGCCTGCCAACAGCGGCGCCAAGACGGCAGCCAAGCCTGCGGCCAGCACGGAAAAACCACTGGGCATCCATATTGGTCAAATTGCGATCAACGACGGCTCGGCCAACTTCGCCGACTTCAGCCTGACCCCGAACTTTGCCACGGCTATCCAGCAACTCAACGGTCAGATCGGCACCATTGACAGTCGCGCGGCCAAACCGGCCAGCGTCGACATCAAGGGCAAGGTCGACCGCTATGCGCCAGTCACCATTAAGGGCAGCGTGAACCCGTTTGATCCAATGGCGGCGCTGGACATCGCCACCAGTTTCAAACGTGTCGAACTGACCACCCTGACCCCGTACTCCGGCAAGTTCGCCGGGTTCCGCATCCGCAAGGGCCGGCTCAACCTGGACCTGCACTACCTCATCACCAAGGGCCAGTTGAAAGCCGAGAACAAGGTGGTGATCGAGCAACTGCAGCTGGGTGAGAAGGTCGACAGCGCCGACGCCGTAGACTTGCCGATTCGCCTGGCGATTGCCCTGCTCAAGGACTCTGATGGCAAAATCTCCATTGAGCTGCCAGTAACCGGCGACTTGAACAACCCACAATTCAGCGTGATGCCGATTGTCTGGCAGACCCTGCGTAACCTGGTGGTGCGTGCGGCTACGGCGCCCTTCAAGTTTATTGGCGGGCTGATTAGTGGCGGGCCGGAAGACCTTGGTAGCGTGTCATTTGCGGCAGGCTCCAGCGAGTTAAGCAAGGATGCCGAGTCAGCACTGAACAGCCTCTCCAAGGCGCTCAAGGAGCGTCCTGCCCTACGCCTGGAAATTGAAGGAACCGCCGCAGCCAGCAGTGACGGCCCGCTTCTGGCCGGCCAGCGACTGGAGCGTGAGTACCAGTACAACTACTACAAGATGCTCCAGCGCCGAGGAGACAAGGTTCCAGCCCAGGCGTCGCTATTGGACGTACCGGAAAGCGCAAAGGGCCCGCTCCTCGAAGGGATCTACCGCACCCGACTGAAACAACAGCCACCGGCCGAATGGAAGGACCTGAGCACGGCAGACCGCACCGCGAAGCTGCGGGACGGCGTGATCGCGTTCTGGAGCTCCAGTGACGTGCTGCTACGACAACTGGGGCAGGACCGCGCTGGCGCCATCAAGGACTATCTGGTGGACAAGGGCCAGCTGGAGGATGAGCGGGTTTACTTCATTGATGCCAACCTGGGGCAGGCCGAGAAAGATGGTCGGGTGGTAACACCCATGCATCTGGAGGCGGAATAA
- a CDS encoding class I SAM-dependent rRNA methyltransferase, protein MSSLNQALRAALDHRQDLLAELHQQGTDCYRLFHGSQEGAGGLTVDRYGPQLLVQSFHQALDSEALQELHQIINQYLGLELLLVYNDRSRGNSRIDREDTVYRAEPAALEDLIGHEWGLNYRVRGRHAGQDPLLFLDLRNTRGWVKAHSAGKSVLNLFAYTCGVGLSAAAGGAREVCNLDFAEGNLAVGQENGHLNPQLPAMEFVQSDYFPAIRQLAGLPITQRRGQKLPSYPRLEQRQYDLVLLDPPAWAKSAFGTVDLLRDYQSLLKPALLTTADNGVLICCNNLAKVSMDDWRDQVLRCAEKAGRPVRDWKTMTPGADFPSQDQQPPLKTLILQL, encoded by the coding sequence ATGTCTTCCTTGAATCAGGCGCTGCGCGCCGCCCTCGATCATCGCCAAGACTTGCTTGCCGAGCTGCATCAGCAAGGCACCGACTGCTATCGGCTATTCCATGGCAGCCAGGAAGGCGCCGGTGGGCTGACGGTCGACCGTTATGGCCCACAATTGCTGGTGCAAAGCTTCCACCAAGCGCTGGACAGCGAGGCCTTGCAGGAACTGCATCAAATCATCAACCAGTACCTGGGCCTGGAATTGTTGCTGGTCTACAACGACCGCTCCCGCGGCAACTCGCGTATCGACCGGGAAGACACGGTCTACCGTGCCGAACCCGCCGCCCTGGAAGACCTGATCGGCCACGAATGGGGCCTCAATTACCGCGTGCGCGGCCGCCATGCCGGGCAAGACCCGCTGCTGTTCCTCGACCTGCGCAACACACGAGGCTGGGTCAAGGCTCATAGCGCCGGCAAAAGCGTACTGAACCTGTTCGCCTATACCTGCGGCGTGGGCTTGAGTGCCGCCGCCGGCGGTGCCCGTGAAGTGTGCAACCTCGATTTCGCCGAGGGCAATCTGGCGGTCGGCCAGGAAAATGGTCATCTCAATCCACAGTTGCCGGCAATGGAGTTTGTGCAATCCGACTACTTTCCAGCAATTCGCCAGCTGGCCGGCTTGCCGATCACCCAGCGTCGCGGACAGAAACTGCCGAGTTACCCGCGACTGGAACAACGCCAATATGATCTGGTACTGCTCGACCCTCCGGCCTGGGCCAAAAGCGCCTTCGGTACGGTCGACCTGTTGCGCGACTACCAAAGCCTGCTCAAGCCGGCGCTGCTGACCACCGCCGATAACGGTGTGCTGATCTGCTGCAATAACCTGGCAAAAGTCAGCATGGACGACTGGCGCGACCAAGTGCTGCGCTGCGCCGAAAAGGCCGGGCGGCCGGTCCGCGACTGGAAAACCATGACGCCTGGCGCGGACTTTCCCTCCCAGGACCAGCAGCCACCACTGAAGACGCTGATACTGCAACTGTAA
- a CDS encoding oxygenase MpaB family protein, whose product MEFIRSRIETQLMSLTGVSLGQFDLENPKGDPGLFGPDSVSWKVHGDFSSMLIGGISALMLQALHPLALAGVWDHSSFREDMLGRLRRTSQFISGTTFGCRRDAEWLIEKVRTIHLQVVGHAPDGRPYAASDPELLTWVHVAEVSNFLAAHLRYCNPDLSPRDQDRYYTEIALVAEQLGARHVPRSRQEIADYLERIRPQLLCDERSHEVMRLLLNAPSPSTLAKPFGSLMMQAGIDLLPDWASDMLGQKQSPLQRQLIRVGVKRSAPMLRWAMRNGSMQRAHRRMGLL is encoded by the coding sequence ATGGAATTTATTCGCAGCCGCATCGAAACCCAGCTCATGAGCTTGACCGGGGTGTCCCTGGGCCAGTTTGACCTGGAAAACCCCAAGGGTGATCCAGGTCTGTTCGGGCCGGACTCGGTGAGCTGGAAGGTCCATGGTGACTTCAGCAGCATGTTGATCGGCGGCATCAGCGCCTTGATGCTGCAGGCATTGCACCCACTGGCATTGGCGGGCGTCTGGGACCATTCGAGCTTTCGCGAGGACATGCTCGGGCGCTTGCGGCGTACCTCGCAGTTCATCTCCGGCACCACCTTCGGCTGCCGCCGCGACGCCGAATGGCTAATCGAAAAAGTACGCACCATTCACCTGCAAGTGGTCGGCCACGCCCCCGACGGCCGCCCCTACGCCGCCAGCGACCCGGAATTGCTGACCTGGGTGCATGTGGCAGAGGTCAGCAACTTCCTCGCCGCCCACCTGCGTTATTGCAACCCGGATTTATCCCCAAGGGATCAGGACCGGTACTACACCGAAATCGCCCTGGTGGCCGAACAGCTTGGTGCCCGCCACGTACCGCGCTCACGCCAGGAAATTGCCGACTACCTTGAGCGTATTCGCCCGCAGTTGCTGTGTGACGAACGCAGCCATGAAGTCATGCGCCTACTGCTCAATGCGCCCTCCCCCAGTACCCTCGCCAAACCTTTCGGTTCGCTGATGATGCAGGCGGGTATCGACCTGCTGCCGGACTGGGCCAGCGACATGCTTGGGCAAAAACAGAGCCCGCTGCAACGTCAATTGATCCGGGTCGGCGTCAAGCGCAGTGCACCGATGTTGCGCTGGGCAATGCGCAACGGATCGATGCAGCGGGCCCACAGGCGAATGGGCCTCCTGTAG
- the acs gene encoding acetate--CoA ligase, with protein sequence MFDISTFPTADAVRRAAQLSQEDYQRLYRQSIEQPDTFWAEQARRFLDWITPWNSVQQSDIKTGAAQWFSGAQLNVSYNCIDRHLAERAEQPAFIWEGDDPTKSSKITYRQLHQNVCRLANVLKSRGVKKGDRVCIYMPMIPEAAYAMLACTRIGAVHSVVFGGFSPDALRDRILDADCRTVITADEGMRGGKAVALKKNVDKALASCPDVSTVLVVQRTGATVDWVEGRDLRYQQALDAVSDNCPPEPMGAEDPLFILYTSGSTGKPKGVLHTTGGYLLQAAMTFKYVLDYRDGEVFWCTADVGWVTGHSYIVYGPLANGATSLMFEGVPSYPDSSRFWQVIDKHQVNIFYTAPTALRALMREGPGPLENTSRASLRLLGSVGEPINPEAWDWYFNAVGEQRCPIVDTWWQTETGGIMLSPLVSAQRIKPGCATQPMFGVQPVLLDEQGKEISGAGSGVLAIKSSWPGQIRSVYGDPQRMIDTYFKPYPGYYFTGDGARRDEDGDYWITGRIDDVINVSGHRIGTAEVESALVLHDSVAEAAVVGYPHDVKGQGIYAFVTPMNGVEPSDDLKKHLLDLVSKEIGSFAKPELIQWAPALPKTRSGKIMRRILRKIACNELDSLGDTSTLADPSVVEGLIDKRLNR encoded by the coding sequence ATGTTCGATATCAGCACGTTTCCCACCGCCGATGCCGTCCGCCGGGCTGCGCAGCTCAGTCAAGAGGACTATCAGCGCCTCTACCGCCAATCCATCGAGCAACCCGACACGTTCTGGGCCGAACAGGCCAGACGTTTTCTAGACTGGATCACTCCCTGGAACAGCGTCCAGCAATCGGACATCAAGACCGGTGCCGCCCAATGGTTTTCCGGTGCTCAACTGAACGTCAGTTACAACTGCATCGACCGTCACCTGGCCGAGCGCGCCGAACAACCGGCCTTCATCTGGGAAGGCGATGATCCGACAAAGTCGTCCAAAATCACCTACCGCCAACTGCATCAAAACGTCTGCCGCCTGGCCAATGTGCTGAAAAGCCGTGGTGTTAAAAAGGGCGACCGCGTGTGCATCTACATGCCAATGATCCCCGAAGCGGCTTACGCGATGCTGGCCTGTACGCGTATTGGCGCCGTGCATTCAGTGGTATTTGGTGGTTTCTCACCGGACGCCTTGCGTGATCGGATTCTCGACGCTGACTGCCGCACGGTGATCACCGCCGACGAAGGCATGCGCGGTGGCAAGGCCGTAGCCTTGAAAAAGAACGTCGACAAGGCCCTGGCCAGTTGCCCGGATGTCAGCACCGTGCTGGTGGTGCAACGCACTGGGGCAACAGTCGACTGGGTTGAAGGGCGTGACCTGAGGTATCAACAGGCGCTGGATGCCGTAAGCGATAACTGCCCGCCCGAGCCCATGGGCGCCGAAGACCCGCTGTTTATCCTCTACACCTCCGGCAGCACCGGCAAACCCAAAGGCGTGCTGCACACTACTGGCGGCTACCTGCTGCAAGCGGCGATGACCTTCAAGTACGTGCTCGACTACCGCGACGGCGAAGTATTCTGGTGTACCGCCGATGTCGGCTGGGTCACAGGCCACAGCTATATCGTCTACGGGCCGCTGGCCAATGGCGCCACTTCACTGATGTTCGAGGGCGTACCGAGCTACCCGGACAGTTCGCGGTTCTGGCAGGTGATCGACAAGCATCAGGTCAATATCTTCTACACCGCACCGACCGCCTTGCGTGCCTTGATGCGTGAGGGACCTGGCCCACTCGAGAACACCTCCCGCGCCAGCCTGCGACTGCTGGGGAGTGTCGGTGAACCGATCAACCCGGAAGCCTGGGATTGGTACTTCAATGCAGTGGGTGAACAACGCTGCCCGATTGTCGACACCTGGTGGCAGACCGAAACCGGCGGCATCATGCTCAGCCCGCTGGTCAGCGCTCAGCGCATTAAACCAGGCTGTGCCACCCAGCCGATGTTTGGCGTGCAGCCGGTACTGCTCGATGAGCAAGGCAAGGAAATCAGCGGCGCCGGCAGTGGTGTACTCGCAATCAAGTCCAGCTGGCCGGGGCAGATCCGCAGCGTGTATGGCGACCCGCAACGGATGATCGACACCTACTTCAAACCCTATCCCGGCTACTACTTCACCGGCGACGGCGCACGGCGGGACGAGGACGGCGACTACTGGATCACTGGGCGCATCGATGATGTGATCAACGTCTCCGGCCATCGTATTGGCACCGCAGAGGTGGAGAGCGCCCTTGTGCTGCACGACAGCGTGGCAGAGGCCGCCGTGGTGGGTTACCCCCATGACGTCAAAGGCCAGGGCATCTACGCCTTCGTCACCCCCATGAATGGCGTAGAGCCGAGCGACGACTTGAAAAAACACCTGCTGGATCTGGTGAGCAAGGAAATCGGCAGCTTCGCCAAGCCGGAGCTGATCCAATGGGCGCCGGCCTTGCCGAAAACCCGCTCAGGCAAGATCATGCGGCGCATTCTGCGCAAGATCGCCTGCAACGAGCTGGACAGCCTGGGAGATACCTCGACCCTGGCCGATCCCAGCGTCGTCGAAGGCTTGATCGACAAGCGCCTGAACCGATAG
- the pgi gene encoding glucose-6-phosphate isomerase: MAYYRTPHDVTALPAWQALNQHRQAMQDFSMREAFNADPQRFNQFTLSSCGLFLDYSKNLITRETRDLLVGLANEVDLQGAIKALFNGEPVNSSEGRPALHTALRRPVGDKLSVNGVNIMPDVHKVLNQITDLVGRIHDGLWRGYTEKPITDVVNIGIGGSFLGPELVSEALLSYAHKGVRCHYLANIDGSEFHELTMKLRAETTLFIVSSKSFNTLETLKNAQAARAWYLAQGGSEAELYRHFIAVSSNNAAAVAFGIREENIFPMWDWVGGRYSLWSAIGLPIALAIGMSNFKELLSGAYTMDQHFQTAPFEQNMPVLLALLGVWYGNFWGAQSHAILPYDHYLRNITKHLQQLDMESNGKSVRQDGTPVSTDTGPVIWGGVGCNGQHAYHQLLHQGTQLIPADFIVPIVSFNPVSDHHQWLYANCLSQSQALMLGKTLSEAEAELREKGLPEAEVEKLAPHKVIPGNRPSNTIVVERISPRRLGALVAMYEHKVFVQSVIWGINAFDQWGVELGKELGKGVYNRLTGTEEEPADDASTQGLINYFRGRHRG; this comes from the coding sequence ATGGCGTATTACCGCACCCCTCATGACGTTACCGCTCTGCCCGCCTGGCAAGCGCTCAATCAACACCGCCAAGCCATGCAGGATTTCAGCATGCGCGAAGCCTTTAATGCCGACCCCCAGCGCTTTAACCAGTTCACCCTGAGCAGCTGCGGGCTGTTCCTGGATTACTCGAAAAACCTGATCACCCGCGAAACCCGCGACCTGCTGGTGGGCCTGGCCAACGAAGTCGACCTTCAAGGTGCGATCAAGGCGCTGTTCAACGGCGAACCGGTCAACTCCTCCGAAGGCCGCCCTGCGCTGCACACCGCCCTGCGCCGCCCGGTGGGCGACAAGTTGTCGGTCAACGGCGTGAACATCATGCCCGACGTGCACAAGGTGCTGAATCAGATCACCGACCTGGTGGGCCGCATCCACGACGGCCTGTGGCGTGGTTACACCGAGAAGCCAATCACCGACGTGGTGAACATCGGTATCGGTGGCTCGTTCCTCGGCCCCGAGCTGGTGTCTGAAGCTCTGCTGTCCTACGCCCATAAAGGCGTGCGCTGCCATTACCTGGCGAACATCGACGGCAGTGAGTTCCACGAACTGACCATGAAGCTGCGCGCCGAGACCACGCTGTTCATCGTCTCGTCGAAATCCTTCAACACCCTCGAAACCCTGAAAAACGCCCAGGCAGCCCGCGCCTGGTACCTGGCCCAGGGTGGTTCGGAAGCCGAGCTGTATCGTCACTTCATCGCCGTTTCGAGCAACAACGCCGCAGCCGTGGCTTTCGGGATCCGCGAAGAAAACATCTTCCCGATGTGGGACTGGGTCGGTGGCCGTTACTCGTTGTGGTCGGCTATCGGCTTGCCTATTGCCTTGGCTATCGGCATGTCCAACTTCAAGGAGCTGCTGTCCGGTGCCTACACCATGGACCAGCATTTCCAGACCGCACCGTTCGAGCAGAACATGCCCGTGCTGCTGGCCTTGCTGGGCGTGTGGTACGGCAACTTCTGGGGCGCGCAAAGCCACGCGATCCTGCCGTACGACCACTACCTGCGTAACATCACCAAGCACTTGCAACAGTTGGATATGGAATCCAACGGCAAAAGCGTTCGCCAGGACGGTACGCCGGTTTCCACCGATACCGGCCCGGTTATCTGGGGTGGCGTAGGTTGCAACGGCCAGCATGCTTACCACCAGCTGCTGCACCAGGGCACCCAACTGATTCCGGCCGACTTTATCGTGCCGATCGTCAGCTTCAACCCAGTGTCCGACCACCATCAGTGGCTGTACGCCAACTGCCTGTCCCAGAGCCAGGCACTGATGCTCGGCAAGACCCTCAGCGAAGCCGAAGCCGAGCTGCGTGAAAAGGGCCTGCCAGAGGCAGAGGTAGAGAAGCTGGCACCGCACAAGGTGATCCCGGGTAATCGTCCGAGTAATACCATTGTGGTGGAACGCATCAGCCCCCGTCGTTTGGGCGCACTGGTGGCCATGTATGAACACAAAGTGTTCGTGCAGAGCGTCATCTGGGGCATCAACGCCTTCGACCAATGGGGCGTGGAGCTGGGCAAGGAACTGGGCAAGGGCGTCTACAACCGCTTGACCGGCACTGAAGAAGAGCCGGCCGACGATGCCTCGACCCAGGGTTTGATCAACTACTTCCGTGGTCGTCACCGCGGCTGA